The following proteins are co-located in the Longimicrobium terrae genome:
- a CDS encoding polyphosphate kinase 2 family protein, giving the protein MPHAHRIEPGHKVHLAEYDTRENGGMDKEKGQARFLELNAELDVIQEELYAAGVNSVLIVLQGMDTSGKDGAIRAVMTNLNPQGCRVESFKQPSTEELSHDFLWRVHRVTPARGIIGVFNRSHYEDVLVARVQKLVPEPVWRARYDQINAFEGMLAASGTLVFKFFLHISKDEQKERLLAREADVGKAWKLSAGDWREREHWDEYQKAYEDAFRHCSTDVAPWYIVPADRKWYRNLAITETLVDALKPFRRSWADALEAMSRARLAELQAFRDQQAAPAE; this is encoded by the coding sequence ATGCCTCACGCACACCGGATCGAGCCCGGCCACAAGGTTCACCTCGCGGAGTACGACACGCGCGAGAACGGCGGGATGGACAAGGAGAAGGGCCAGGCGCGGTTCCTGGAACTGAACGCCGAGCTGGACGTCATCCAGGAAGAATTGTACGCCGCTGGCGTAAACAGCGTGCTCATTGTCCTGCAGGGGATGGACACCAGCGGCAAGGACGGCGCGATCCGGGCGGTGATGACCAACCTGAATCCGCAGGGCTGCCGGGTGGAGTCGTTCAAGCAGCCCAGCACCGAAGAGCTGTCGCACGACTTCCTGTGGCGCGTGCACCGCGTGACGCCTGCGCGCGGCATCATCGGCGTGTTCAACCGTTCGCACTACGAGGACGTGCTGGTGGCGCGGGTGCAGAAGCTGGTGCCGGAACCCGTCTGGCGCGCGCGCTACGACCAGATCAACGCGTTCGAAGGCATGCTGGCCGCCAGCGGCACGCTGGTCTTCAAGTTCTTTCTGCACATCAGCAAGGACGAGCAGAAGGAGCGGCTGCTGGCACGCGAGGCGGACGTGGGCAAGGCGTGGAAGCTGTCCGCCGGCGACTGGCGCGAGCGCGAGCACTGGGACGAATACCAGAAGGCGTACGAGGACGCCTTCCGGCACTGCAGCACCGACGTGGCCCCGTGGTACATTGTCCCCGCTGACCGGAAGTGGTATCGCAACCTGGCGATCACGGAAACGCTGGTGGATGCGCTGAAGCCCTTCCGCCGCTCCTGGGCGGACGCGCTGGAGGCCATGAGCCGCGCGCGCCTGGCCGAGCTGCAGGCGTTCCGCGACCAGCAGGCCGCGCCCGCCGAGTAG
- a CDS encoding protein kinase domain-containing protein, producing the protein MSIIIPPTFELLAGRRLDGRYRVESLVGSGGMGAVFRAWDERLGRTVAVKVLTLQHADPAREAEFRAMFHAEARAAASLRHANVVTAHDFGSDRDLGMDYLVMELLPGQDLGVRLAQAAGPLPTAEVLEILREAGMGIAAGHRAGIIHRDVKPRNIFLVADPDGGWEVKLLDFGIAQAAGAAAAAAATSDATLVHAPGPHTPRYAAPEQIRGGSVTPASDVFALGLTALEMLSGRHPAQVHAATDPAAAARALYELRAVHPHLPRGVDAVLTRAVHPEPGRRFGNAGELVAALHPLLDVVGGTIHLRRSTPAHADPYIAVSAEPAYAPTDPAPAAIHPSTPAPPASPPIAPAPFVAVPFSASSVAASAPVIPPVAPVPVSAPPAVPAPEPAAAPEPARGKGTGWMLWTAVRLAVVMGVLLAWPSVQKRLSMAGTGQAISALLTPETPWTDDAEAEYRRVNTHGYIPGDTLGFVVLASGGTAESMSGRVEQIRAAGVRAGVGTRAVYPQVGGEDVLLLAGPYTVAEWEDREDEVRPFRGRWGEDSRPLRLVLRRGAFADRPRTMPASRVARAEYERLVKLGRSESTVLPVRVAGEFADTSLAAARARLRAVRAEGLRGGLGDRVVYPQLDSGRVFVVIGPYRTDEMRAQERRIRRLERRTGERFRPRTLWMRDPQ; encoded by the coding sequence GTGTCCATCATCATCCCGCCCACGTTCGAGTTGCTTGCCGGCCGGCGCCTGGATGGGCGGTACCGGGTGGAATCGCTGGTGGGCAGCGGCGGCATGGGCGCCGTGTTCCGCGCGTGGGACGAGCGGCTGGGGCGCACGGTGGCGGTGAAGGTGCTTACGCTGCAGCACGCCGATCCCGCGCGGGAGGCGGAGTTCCGCGCCATGTTCCACGCCGAGGCGCGCGCGGCCGCCTCGCTGCGGCACGCCAACGTGGTGACGGCGCACGACTTCGGGTCCGACCGGGATCTGGGGATGGACTACCTGGTCATGGAACTGCTTCCGGGGCAGGACCTGGGCGTACGGCTGGCCCAGGCCGCCGGCCCGCTCCCCACGGCGGAGGTGCTGGAGATTTTGCGCGAGGCGGGAATGGGGATTGCCGCCGGGCACCGCGCCGGGATCATCCACCGCGACGTCAAGCCGCGCAACATCTTTCTGGTGGCGGACCCGGATGGCGGCTGGGAGGTGAAGCTGCTGGACTTCGGCATCGCGCAGGCGGCGGGCGCGGCGGCCGCCGCCGCGGCGACGTCGGACGCCACGCTCGTGCACGCGCCGGGGCCGCACACGCCACGCTACGCCGCGCCCGAGCAGATCCGCGGCGGGTCCGTGACCCCCGCGAGCGACGTGTTCGCGCTGGGGCTCACCGCGCTGGAGATGCTGTCCGGCCGCCACCCCGCGCAGGTGCATGCCGCCACCGATCCCGCCGCCGCGGCGCGCGCCCTGTACGAACTGCGCGCCGTCCATCCCCACCTGCCGCGCGGCGTGGATGCCGTGCTGACGCGCGCCGTCCACCCGGAGCCAGGCCGCCGCTTCGGCAACGCGGGCGAACTCGTCGCCGCGCTGCATCCGCTGCTGGACGTGGTGGGCGGCACCATCCACCTGCGCCGCAGCACGCCGGCGCACGCCGACCCGTACATCGCCGTCTCCGCCGAGCCCGCGTACGCGCCGACCGATCCGGCGCCCGCCGCCATCCATCCGTCGACTCCCGCTCCGCCCGCGTCGCCGCCGATCGCGCCCGCCCCGTTCGTCGCCGTACCGTTTTCCGCCAGCTCCGTCGCTGCTTCGGCTCCGGTGATTCCTCCGGTCGCACCCGTTCCGGTCTCCGCTCCGCCCGCCGTTCCCGCGCCGGAGCCCGCTGCCGCGCCGGAACCCGCGCGAGGGAAGGGAACGGGCTGGATGCTGTGGACCGCGGTCCGGCTGGCCGTGGTGATGGGCGTGCTGCTGGCGTGGCCGTCCGTCCAGAAACGTCTGTCGATGGCGGGAACCGGGCAGGCGATCAGTGCGCTGCTCACGCCGGAGACGCCGTGGACGGACGACGCGGAAGCCGAGTACCGCCGCGTGAACACGCACGGCTACATTCCCGGCGACACGCTCGGATTCGTCGTCCTGGCCAGCGGCGGGACGGCGGAAAGCATGTCCGGGCGCGTGGAGCAGATCCGCGCGGCGGGGGTGCGCGCCGGGGTGGGGACCCGGGCCGTGTATCCTCAAGTGGGCGGTGAAGATGTACTCCTGCTGGCCGGACCGTACACGGTGGCGGAGTGGGAGGACCGAGAGGATGAAGTGCGTCCGTTCCGTGGCCGCTGGGGTGAGGATTCGCGTCCACTCCGCCTCGTGCTGCGGCGCGGCGCGTTCGCGGACCGGCCCCGCACGATGCCGGCGTCGCGCGTGGCCCGCGCGGAGTACGAGCGCCTGGTGAAGCTGGGAAGGTCCGAATCCACCGTGCTCCCCGTGCGGGTGGCGGGCGAGTTCGCAGACACGTCGCTGGCGGCGGCGCGCGCCCGGCTGCGGGCCGTGCGCGCGGAGGGCCTGCGCGGCGGGCTGGGCGACCGCGTCGTCTACCCGCAGTTGGACAGCGGGCGCGTGTTCGTGGTCATCGGCCCGTACCGGACGGACGAGATGCGGGCGCAGGAGCGGCGCATCCGGCGGCTGGAGCGGCGCACCGGCGAACGTTTTCGGCCACGGACGCTGTGGATGCGGGACCCGCAATGA
- a CDS encoding type II toxin-antitoxin system HicA family toxin encodes MGTGPGSRSHHIYRKTGRAERISVPVHGNTPLKRGLQVHLMKLAGLDLDQD; translated from the coding sequence GTGGGAACTGGCCCGGGTTCGAGGAGCCACCACATCTATCGCAAAACGGGCCGAGCAGAGCGAATCTCCGTGCCAGTGCATGGGAATACGCCGCTCAAGCGCGGGTTGCAGGTTCACCTCATGAAGCTGGCCGGTCTGGATCTGGATCAGGATTGA
- a CDS encoding type II toxin-antitoxin system HicB family antitoxin, with protein MKLRVVVHEAEEGGYWAEVPAIAGCATQGETFEELLANLYEAVEACLSVDVEEAEMESGSRVLEIAV; from the coding sequence ATGAAGCTGCGCGTGGTGGTTCACGAGGCCGAAGAAGGCGGATACTGGGCCGAGGTGCCGGCGATCGCCGGCTGCGCGACTCAGGGCGAAACCTTTGAGGAGCTTCTCGCCAATCTGTACGAGGCCGTGGAGGCCTGTCTCTCCGTGGATGTAGAGGAAGCTGAGATGGAGAGCGGATCCCGTGTGCTCGAGATCGCTGTGTGA
- a CDS encoding acyl-CoA mutase large subunit family protein, translating into MSTVERNLPAAALRGQIAEKEREIERLKADLAAWEGAYERAAKREDSFTTISGTPVEPLYTALDRPDAGPEEVAFYNGRIGLPGEYPFTRGPYGTMYRTRLWTMRQFAGFGTAEETNERYHFLLGRGQTGLSVAFDFPTLMGYDSDHPRSLGEVGKCGVAISSLDDMETLFSGIPLDKVSVSMTINGPAIILFCFYIVAAEKQGISAEKLRGTVQNDILKEYQAQHAWVFPPEPALRLIVDMFEWASGNAPKYNPISISGYHIREAGSTAVQELAYTLKNGLEYVRRGVERGLDVDDFAPRLSFFWDVHNDFFEEIAKFRAARRIWARHLRDDFGAKNPESWRLRTHAQTAGVTLTAQQPENNIVRVAYQAMAAVLGGTQSLHTNSMDETLALPTERAVQIALRTQQVLGYETGVANTIDPLAGSYYLESLTDRMEEEAERIFGEIDGLGGVVPGIEVGYFQREISRSAFRQQIEIERGERTIVGVNDFTVEGEELTIPLLKITEAAELRQRERMAAMRQARNQEQVDAALERLKAAARTEENVVPSMLDAVRAYATLYEIRAALEEVFGAYQEPVFF; encoded by the coding sequence ATGAGCACCGTCGAGCGCAACCTGCCCGCCGCCGCGCTGCGCGGCCAGATCGCCGAAAAGGAACGCGAGATCGAGCGGCTGAAGGCCGACCTCGCCGCCTGGGAAGGCGCGTACGAGCGCGCCGCCAAGCGCGAGGACAGCTTCACCACCATCTCCGGCACCCCCGTGGAGCCGCTGTACACCGCGCTGGACCGGCCCGACGCCGGTCCGGAAGAGGTGGCGTTCTACAACGGGCGCATCGGCCTTCCCGGCGAGTACCCGTTCACCCGCGGGCCGTACGGCACCATGTACCGCACGCGGCTGTGGACCATGCGCCAGTTCGCCGGCTTCGGCACGGCGGAAGAAACCAACGAGCGCTACCACTTTCTCCTGGGCCGCGGGCAGACGGGGCTCAGCGTGGCCTTCGACTTCCCCACGCTCATGGGATACGACAGCGACCATCCGCGGTCGCTGGGCGAGGTGGGCAAGTGCGGCGTGGCCATCAGCTCGCTGGACGACATGGAAACGCTGTTCAGCGGGATTCCGCTGGACAAGGTGTCCGTGTCCATGACCATCAACGGGCCCGCCATCATCCTCTTCTGCTTCTACATCGTCGCTGCGGAAAAGCAGGGGATTTCGGCGGAAAAGCTGCGCGGCACGGTGCAGAACGACATCCTCAAGGAATACCAGGCGCAGCACGCCTGGGTGTTCCCGCCGGAGCCGGCGCTGCGCCTGATCGTGGACATGTTCGAGTGGGCGTCGGGGAACGCGCCCAAGTACAACCCCATCTCCATCAGCGGCTACCACATCCGCGAAGCGGGCTCCACCGCCGTCCAGGAGCTGGCGTACACGCTCAAGAACGGGCTTGAGTACGTGCGCCGCGGGGTGGAGCGCGGGCTGGACGTGGACGACTTCGCGCCGCGGCTGTCGTTCTTCTGGGACGTGCACAACGACTTTTTCGAGGAAATCGCCAAGTTCCGCGCCGCGCGCCGCATCTGGGCGCGCCACCTGCGCGATGACTTCGGCGCCAAGAACCCGGAAAGCTGGCGCCTGCGCACGCACGCGCAGACCGCGGGCGTGACGCTGACGGCGCAGCAGCCGGAAAACAACATCGTCCGCGTGGCGTATCAGGCCATGGCGGCGGTGCTGGGCGGCACGCAGTCTCTCCACACGAATTCGATGGATGAGACGCTGGCCCTGCCCACGGAGCGCGCGGTGCAGATCGCGCTGCGCACGCAGCAGGTGCTGGGGTACGAGACGGGCGTGGCCAACACCATCGACCCGCTGGCCGGCTCGTACTACCTGGAGTCGCTGACGGACCGGATGGAAGAAGAGGCCGAGCGCATCTTTGGCGAGATCGACGGGCTGGGCGGCGTGGTTCCGGGGATCGAGGTCGGCTACTTCCAGCGAGAGATTTCCCGCAGCGCGTTCCGCCAGCAGATCGAGATCGAGCGGGGCGAGCGCACCATCGTGGGCGTGAACGACTTCACGGTGGAGGGCGAGGAGCTTACGATCCCGCTGCTCAAGATCACCGAGGCGGCGGAACTGCGGCAGCGCGAGCGGATGGCGGCCATGCGCCAGGCGCGCAACCAGGAGCAGGTGGATGCGGCGCTGGAGCGGCTGAAGGCGGCCGCGCGCACGGAGGAGAACGTGGTGCCGTCGATGCTGGACGCCGTTCGCGCCTACGCCACGCTGTACGAGATCCGCGCCGCGCTGGAAGAGGTGTTCGGCGCCTACCAGGAGCCGGTCTTCTTCTGA
- the meaB gene encoding methylmalonyl Co-A mutase-associated GTPase MeaB, whose product MTSEITAAAPADLLERFRDGKRTALARAISIVEDARPGFERILHELFGDMGRAHRIGITGPPGAGKSTLTSKLALHLRQAEERIGIVAVDPSSPFTGGALLGDRIRMNNISTDPGIFIRSMATRGHLGGLATTTKEVADLIDAFGYDRVILETVGVGQSELEIAGTADTSVVVLVPESGDSIQAMKAGLMEVADIFVINKADRPGADRLAQEIEVMLHMRLGDMPQNAGHHGVSLKSVQKAAREGVQAAAEQGGGWAIPVLKTVAQTGEGLEELARTLDRHRVYLEETGELSRRRQARLAERVRAVVERRLRRLVWLRGPGEGILADELAALEAGQVSPYAVADRIVNELGLGPAGGMQS is encoded by the coding sequence ATGACCTCCGAAATCACCGCCGCCGCCCCGGCCGACCTGCTGGAGCGCTTTCGTGACGGCAAGCGTACCGCGCTGGCCCGCGCCATCTCCATCGTGGAGGACGCGCGCCCGGGCTTCGAGCGCATTCTGCACGAGCTGTTCGGCGACATGGGGCGCGCCCACCGCATCGGCATCACCGGGCCGCCGGGCGCCGGCAAGTCGACGCTCACCAGCAAGCTGGCGCTGCACCTGCGCCAGGCCGAGGAGCGCATCGGCATCGTCGCCGTCGATCCGTCGTCGCCGTTCACCGGCGGGGCGCTGCTGGGCGACCGCATCCGGATGAACAACATCAGCACCGATCCGGGGATCTTCATCCGCTCCATGGCCACGCGCGGCCACCTGGGCGGCCTGGCCACCACCACCAAGGAAGTCGCCGACCTGATCGACGCCTTCGGCTACGACCGCGTCATCCTGGAAACGGTGGGCGTCGGCCAGAGCGAGCTGGAGATCGCGGGGACGGCGGACACCTCCGTGGTGGTCCTGGTCCCCGAAAGCGGCGACAGCATCCAGGCCATGAAGGCGGGGCTGATGGAGGTGGCGGACATCTTTGTCATCAACAAGGCCGACCGCCCCGGCGCCGACCGTCTGGCGCAGGAGATCGAGGTGATGCTGCACATGCGGCTGGGTGACATGCCGCAGAACGCCGGTCACCACGGCGTGAGCCTGAAGTCGGTGCAGAAGGCCGCGCGCGAAGGGGTGCAGGCCGCCGCGGAGCAGGGCGGCGGCTGGGCCATCCCCGTGCTCAAGACGGTCGCGCAGACGGGCGAGGGGCTGGAGGAGCTGGCGCGAACGCTGGACCGGCACCGGGTGTATCTGGAGGAGACGGGCGAGCTCAGCCGGCGCCGCCAGGCGCGGCTGGCCGAACGCGTGCGCGCCGTGGTGGAGCGGCGGTTGCGTCGGCTGGTGTGGCTGCGCGGTCCCGGAGAGGGAATTCTGGCCGATGAGCTGGCCGCGCTGGAAGCGGGGCAGGTGTCGCCGTACGCCGTGGCGGACCGGATCGTGAATGAACTGGGGCTGGGCCCCGCCGGAGGAATGCAATCATGA
- a CDS encoding DUF4153 domain-containing protein, whose product MPNPLGRALRAYAADARAAATAAPVEVLLGLLVAVALSLSLRADSGEDDFFRVGASVAIAFPLVFGASVLYLRGVIGAGARWAATAAILAVCAAFGLFWFDPDLNAHDWRWLMLASGSALALALTAALPWKARDRRRSWAFAWRLSERLVGVGAYAVALYGILAGAIQAIISLFDLDKPDHLFGDLAGAVFFALAPLIFVGGIERLTAPPPDGVPTAVSRLGRWLYAPVLIIYLLILYAYAAKVLVTGEFPRNLVSPLVMAAGLIGLIGGVLLEPVHGDEEHRGLSALIRWIPVLLVPLIPLALWALLARLGQYGWTEFRYIRVGIVAVLGVLAVMGSVRRFRGEPPLLSSVPALLAAMLLLGAVGPWSAPAVSRRDQTARLRTALARAKLDPAKLPANPPVTLDSAAYRGVTEGTRYLANAHGRAAVQAVFPRLRDTTIANWDLPEKLGLRRGCGSPAGARYETVNWDGGVPGLIAGTLLQLEPVEKGRVISLPLGGDSVRVWLTADSVLATAPGWRAGTATAVLRDKVLAAATESCGGQQAPKVPLDGGDALLSLRDARGAVRVQVLLRNATLGRAERAATGTTRHLTAIDGFLIVAP is encoded by the coding sequence ATGCCCAATCCGCTCGGCCGCGCCCTCCGCGCCTACGCCGCCGATGCCCGCGCCGCCGCCACGGCCGCGCCGGTGGAGGTGCTTCTGGGGCTGCTGGTGGCCGTCGCGCTCTCCCTCTCGCTTCGCGCCGACAGCGGCGAGGACGACTTCTTCCGCGTGGGCGCCAGTGTGGCGATCGCGTTCCCCCTCGTCTTTGGCGCGAGCGTGCTGTATCTGCGCGGCGTCATTGGCGCGGGTGCGCGCTGGGCGGCCACGGCGGCGATTCTGGCAGTGTGCGCCGCGTTCGGCCTGTTCTGGTTCGATCCGGACCTGAACGCCCACGACTGGCGCTGGCTGATGCTGGCCAGCGGCTCCGCGCTCGCGCTGGCGCTCACCGCCGCGCTGCCGTGGAAGGCGCGCGACCGGCGGCGCAGCTGGGCGTTCGCGTGGCGGCTTTCCGAGCGGCTGGTGGGCGTGGGCGCGTACGCGGTGGCGCTGTACGGAATCCTTGCCGGCGCCATCCAGGCGATCATCTCGCTGTTCGACCTGGACAAGCCCGACCACCTGTTCGGCGACCTGGCCGGCGCCGTCTTCTTCGCCCTCGCGCCGCTGATCTTCGTGGGCGGCATCGAGCGGCTGACGGCGCCGCCGCCGGACGGCGTGCCGACCGCGGTCAGCCGGCTGGGTCGCTGGCTGTACGCGCCGGTGCTCATCATCTACCTGCTGATCCTGTACGCCTACGCCGCCAAGGTGCTGGTGACGGGGGAATTCCCCCGCAACCTGGTGTCGCCGCTGGTGATGGCGGCCGGGCTCATCGGGCTGATCGGCGGCGTGCTGCTGGAGCCGGTGCACGGGGACGAGGAGCACCGAGGCCTTTCCGCCCTGATCCGGTGGATTCCCGTGCTGCTGGTGCCCTTGATCCCGCTGGCGCTGTGGGCGCTGCTGGCACGGCTGGGGCAGTATGGATGGACGGAGTTCCGCTACATCCGCGTGGGCATCGTCGCCGTGCTGGGCGTGCTGGCGGTGATGGGTTCGGTGCGGCGGTTCCGCGGCGAGCCGCCGCTGCTTTCCTCCGTTCCGGCTCTGCTGGCGGCGATGCTGCTGCTGGGCGCGGTGGGGCCGTGGAGCGCGCCCGCCGTTTCCCGCCGCGACCAGACCGCGCGGCTGCGGACGGCGCTGGCGCGTGCGAAGCTGGATCCCGCGAAGCTGCCCGCGAACCCGCCGGTGACGCTGGACAGCGCCGCCTATCGAGGTGTCACTGAGGGAACGCGCTACCTGGCGAACGCGCACGGGCGCGCGGCGGTGCAGGCCGTCTTCCCCCGCCTGCGGGATACAACCATCGCCAACTGGGATCTTCCGGAAAAGCTGGGGCTGCGGAGGGGGTGCGGCAGCCCGGCGGGGGCGCGGTACGAGACGGTGAACTGGGACGGCGGCGTCCCCGGGCTGATCGCGGGAACCCTGCTGCAGCTGGAGCCCGTCGAGAAGGGCAGGGTGATCTCCCTGCCGCTGGGCGGAGACAGCGTCCGCGTCTGGCTGACGGCGGATTCCGTGCTGGCCACGGCGCCGGGGTGGAGAGCGGGCACCGCCACCGCCGTTCTGCGCGACAAGGTGCTGGCGGCGGCGACCGAAAGCTGCGGTGGGCAGCAGGCTCCAAAGGTGCCGCTGGACGGCGGCGACGCCCTTCTTTCCCTCCGCGACGCACGGGGGGCGGTGCGGGTTCAGGTGCTGCTCCGCAACGCCACCCTGGGCCGGGCGGAGCGCGCGGCGACCGGCACCACGCGGCACCTGACCGCCATCGACGGCTTCCTGATCGTGGCGCCGTGA
- a CDS encoding sigma-54-dependent transcriptional regulator, whose translation MSHFANRGWMAERTVLLIGDDAEVRDGVRAACERAGVAFRAAATLADGLRVLSDSHHHATVLLASAVDEDGAMIRRIASAPAAGTLVLVARAPSLRLAIDAPRLGAAELLTIPLDVDRLAALFSPAPPAGDIVPIPRLHAGSGDELVGSSPALVAVFKTVGRVAGSDATVLVTGESGTGKELVARALHAASGRSAGPFIAVNCAAIPEDLLESELFGHERGAFTGAIARKVGRFERANGGTLFLDEIGDMSLVLQAKILRALQEREIERLGGEARIRLDVRVVAATHRNLPSLIASGDFREDLFYRLAVVALHLPALRERTGDVRALALHYAARFAAEHARELRGITDGAMRGLETHAWPGNVRELRNVLERAVLLSPGDVLQVDHLQLSPAAARDDGVVDGAEALHGYSPHMTMAQVEALHIGRVLRQVDRHFGRAAEILDMHRNTVSRKAIEYGVLPG comes from the coding sequence ATGTCACATTTTGCGAATCGGGGATGGATGGCGGAGCGGACGGTCCTGCTGATCGGCGACGACGCAGAGGTTCGCGACGGCGTGCGTGCTGCCTGCGAGCGTGCGGGCGTGGCGTTCCGCGCGGCGGCTACGCTCGCGGACGGGCTGCGTGTACTCTCCGATTCTCATCATCACGCGACGGTGCTGCTGGCGTCAGCGGTGGATGAAGACGGGGCGATGATCCGCCGGATCGCATCCGCGCCCGCCGCGGGAACGCTGGTGCTGGTGGCCCGCGCGCCGTCGCTTCGCCTGGCCATCGACGCCCCGCGCCTGGGTGCGGCCGAACTGCTGACGATTCCATTGGATGTGGACCGGCTGGCCGCCCTGTTCTCCCCCGCCCCGCCCGCCGGTGACATCGTCCCCATTCCCCGGCTGCACGCCGGATCGGGGGACGAGCTCGTGGGGAGCAGCCCGGCTCTGGTCGCCGTGTTCAAGACGGTGGGCAGGGTGGCGGGAAGCGATGCCACGGTGCTGGTGACCGGCGAGTCGGGGACGGGAAAGGAGCTGGTCGCCCGCGCGCTTCACGCCGCGAGCGGGCGATCGGCGGGCCCGTTCATAGCGGTCAACTGCGCCGCGATCCCCGAGGACCTGCTGGAGAGCGAGCTCTTCGGGCACGAGCGCGGCGCGTTCACGGGCGCGATCGCCCGCAAGGTGGGCCGCTTTGAGCGGGCGAACGGCGGCACGCTGTTTCTGGATGAGATCGGCGACATGAGCCTCGTGCTGCAGGCCAAGATCCTCCGCGCGTTGCAGGAGCGCGAGATCGAGCGCCTGGGCGGCGAAGCGCGCATTCGCCTGGATGTGCGCGTGGTGGCGGCAACCCACCGCAACCTGCCCTCGTTGATCGCCTCGGGCGACTTTCGCGAAGACCTGTTCTACCGCTTGGCCGTCGTGGCGCTTCACCTGCCAGCGTTGCGAGAGCGCACCGGCGACGTGCGTGCCCTGGCGCTGCACTACGCAGCGCGCTTCGCGGCGGAGCATGCGCGGGAGCTGCGCGGCATCACGGATGGCGCCATGCGCGGCCTGGAAACCCACGCGTGGCCGGGCAACGTCCGCGAGCTGCGCAACGTGCTGGAGCGCGCGGTGCTGCTGTCCCCCGGCGACGTACTGCAGGTGGATCACCTTCAGCTGAGCCCCGCGGCGGCCCGGGATGATGGGGTGGTGGACGGGGCCGAGGCGCTGCACGGCTACTCCCCGCACATGACCATGGCGCAGGTGGAGGCGCTTCACATCGGGCGGGTGCTGCGGCAGGTGGATAGGCACTTCGGGCGCGCCGCGGAGATCCTGGACATGCACCGCAACACCGTCTCCCGCAAAGCCATCGAGTACGGCGTCCTTCCAGGCTGA